From Acidimicrobiales bacterium, the proteins below share one genomic window:
- the ilvC gene encoding ketol-acid reductoisomerase yields the protein MATLYYEKDADPGLLAGRRVAIIGYGSQGHAHALNLKDSGADVRVGLRPGSSSWAKAEEAGLRVVAIDQAAKEADLVMVLLPDTEQAAVYEAAIGPNLEDGDALFFAHGFNIHFDQITPPPGVDVGMVAPKGPGHLLRRTFTEGGGVPSLVAVSQDASGKARQLALSYAHALGATRAGVLETTFEEETETDLFGEQVVLCGGLTALVTAGFETLVAAGYQPESAYFECLHELKLIVDLMYEQGISGMRFSISDTAEYGDMTRGPRVIDESVRAEMGRILEEIRDGRFAAEWVAENRAGRPHFNQLQAEGAAHPIEKVGAELRAMMPFVGAGRARPQDVSGG from the coding sequence ATGGCCACGCTTTATTACGAGAAGGACGCCGACCCCGGGCTGCTCGCCGGCCGGAGGGTCGCCATCATCGGCTACGGATCCCAGGGCCACGCCCACGCGCTGAACCTGAAGGACTCCGGTGCGGACGTGCGGGTGGGTCTGCGCCCCGGCTCGTCCTCGTGGGCCAAGGCCGAAGAGGCCGGCTTGCGGGTGGTGGCCATCGACCAGGCGGCGAAAGAAGCCGACCTGGTGATGGTCCTCCTGCCCGATACCGAGCAGGCCGCGGTGTACGAGGCCGCCATCGGACCGAACCTCGAGGACGGCGACGCTCTCTTCTTCGCCCACGGGTTCAACATCCACTTCGACCAGATCACCCCGCCTCCCGGGGTCGACGTCGGCATGGTCGCGCCCAAGGGCCCTGGACACCTCCTCCGCCGCACGTTCACCGAAGGTGGGGGGGTGCCCTCGCTCGTGGCCGTGTCACAGGACGCGTCGGGCAAAGCGCGCCAGCTCGCGCTCTCGTACGCCCACGCCCTGGGCGCGACGAGGGCGGGAGTCCTCGAGACGACCTTCGAGGAGGAGACCGAGACCGACCTGTTCGGCGAGCAGGTCGTGCTTTGCGGCGGGCTCACGGCGCTGGTCACCGCCGGGTTCGAGACCCTGGTGGCCGCGGGCTACCAACCCGAGTCCGCCTACTTCGAGTGTCTGCACGAGCTCAAGCTGATCGTCGACCTGATGTACGAGCAGGGGATCTCGGGGATGCGTTTCTCCATCTCCGACACCGCCGAGTACGGGGACATGACGCGTGGCCCGCGGGTCATCGACGAGTCGGTGCGGGCGGAGATGGGGCGCATCCTGGAGGAGATCCGCGACGGTCGCTTCGCCGCCGAGTGGGTGGCCGAGAACCGAGCGGGGCGTCCCCACTTCAACCAGCTGCAGGCGGAGGGGGCGGCCCATCCCATCGAGAAGGTGGGCGCCGAGCTGCGGGCCATGATGCCGTTCGTGGGG
- the ilvN gene encoding acetolactate synthase small subunit, whose protein sequence is MAPARRNQPRHHILSVLVENRAGVLARVAGLFSRRGYNIYSLAVAPTDDERFSRITVVVDVESTPLEQITKQLFKLINVVKISELDPSEATERELVLATVRAEPASRGEVIELVQVFEGRIVDVGYDQLTVMLAGAPSKLDDFEDMMRSYGIVELQRTGRVALPKLERQAPRLRSVSGAVS, encoded by the coding sequence ATGGCGCCCGCCAGAAGGAACCAACCGAGACACCACATCCTGTCGGTCCTGGTCGAGAACCGGGCCGGTGTCCTGGCTCGCGTCGCCGGGCTCTTCTCGCGGCGGGGCTACAACATCTACTCGCTGGCCGTGGCACCGACCGACGACGAGCGCTTCAGCCGCATCACGGTGGTCGTGGACGTCGAGTCCACGCCGTTGGAGCAGATCACCAAGCAGCTGTTCAAGCTCATCAACGTGGTGAAGATCTCGGAGCTGGACCCGTCCGAGGCGACCGAGCGGGAGCTCGTCCTGGCCACGGTGCGGGCCGAGCCCGCGAGCCGGGGCGAGGTCATCGAGCTCGTGCAGGTCTTCGAGGGAAGGATCGTCGACGTCGGCTACGACCAGCTCACGGTGATGCTGGCCGGCGCGCCCTCCAAGCTCGACGACTTCGAGGACATGATGCGGTCCTACGGCATCGTCGAGCTCCAGCGGACCGGTCGGGTCGCCCTCCCCAAGCTCGAGCGCCAGGCCCCGCGTCTGCGCAGCGTGAGCGGGGCAGTGAGCTGA